Below is a genomic region from Persicimonas caeni.
CCAAACTTGTTCTTGAGGCCGGGGATGGCCACTGTCTTGCCTCGCTGCATGGACAGGTAGGCGTGCTCGGCGACCGACTCGACGGTGGCGACGCCCGACTTGAACAGCAAGGTGTCGTCGTTAGATGCCTCCTCGGCAAATTCGGTGCTCGTCGCCCCGGGGCAATGGGCGGTAGCGGTCACGCCGGTGCCTTCGAGCTCGTGGGCGATGCCCTCGGTAAAGGAGAGCACGTACGCCTTGGTCGCATAGTAGACCGACATGTAGGGCCCGGGTTGGAAGGCGGCGGTCGACGCGATGTTGAGGATGCGGCCGAAGCCGCGCGCGAGCATGCCCGGAAGGAACCTGTGCGTCAGGTCGGTCAGCGCGACGACGTTCACCTCGACCTGGTCGAGTTCGCGAACGCGGTCGAGTTCGTGGAACGGACCGTTGCTGCCGAAGCCGGCGTTGTTGACCAGGTAGTCGACGTTCACGTCGTCGGCGTCGAGCCGCTCGAAGAGGGCGGTGCGCGCCTCGGCATCGGCCAGGTCGCACGGCTCGACGCGCACGTCGATGTCGTACTCGGCCTGCAAGGCTTCGGCGAGTTCCTCGAGGCGCTCTTGGCGCCGGGCGACGACCACCAGGTCGATTCCATCGGCCGCGAAATGCCGGCACAACTCGCGGCCGATGCCGCTGGAGGCGCCGGTCACCAGGGCGCGTCGGTTCTGCGTCTGCATCGATTTAGACATCATCTCTCTCGCTGGTCGGTCGGGATTTACCACTGCACGCGGCGACCCTAGCGCGTCTTCGACGCGGGTCGCAAGCTGTAGCAAGTCAGTGGCGAATCGCTCGTGTATCGCTCGGATGGTTGATTGCATCTTAAGGGGGCGAGGAGTCGCGCCGATCATGCCGACCACAACTCACCGGAGATGTTATGAGTCAGAGAACACGACACGCTCGAAGAGAGGGGCGGCACCGGTTGCTCGTCACCGAGGGCGTCCTCTTTCCGTCGACGCGCCTGCAGTTTCACTTCATTGATCCGCAGCGACGGGCCCTGGTGCGACAGGCGATGCTCGAGGAGGGCAGGTTGCTGCTTCGGCCGAAGGACGAGTCCTTCGAGAGTGACATCGCCACGCTTGCAGAGATTGTCGATTACTTGGAGTTCTCGCCGCAACGCACGGCGGTGACGCTCGGAGGCATCGAGCGTGTGCGCCTGGTCGGGGTCGAACCGCGCGAGGGACATGCGATGGCGACTTGGAGGCGTGTCGACGAACTCGTCTCCGACTGCATTGCGTGCAACTCGCTCGTCGCCGACATCTTGGGCACGCTCGACCATCTGTCCAAACAGGGCGTGGAGCTTGCCGGCGAGGTGGCGTCGATGGCCGCTGAAGCACGCGACCCTTCTGCGGTGGCCGATATCGTCGGCTCGGTCACCTTCGAGCGCGGCCGCGACCAACTCGAGCACCTGGCCCAGATCAACGTCTATCAACGGTTGGTTGCGGTGCACAGTCGGCTCGTGACGATTGTGAATGCCTGATTGTCACACATACGCTGCTGGCACGGTATGATTTTTGCTCTCTTTCAGGTGTATGTTCAGAATCCTTTGGGACTCGCCGCTGCGCACATCGCAACTGGCGGGAAAAAATTTCACCTAGTCGCACCTGTCCGCAGAATTTGCGCCTAACACTACGATTGAGAGCACATGCACCGGCAAAATGATTCGCTGCCTTCGGATTTTTCACGACTCCACTGTGACGAGGCCTCGCAGTGTCTGTATTTCGAGATTTTGTCCACCATGGATGAGGCCGTCATGGTGATCGATGACGAGGCGCGCGAGCTCGTCTTCATCAACGTGGCCGCCCGCGATTTGGCGGCCAGCGCAGGCATCGCGGCAACCTATGAAGCGGTGAGCACGAGGGTGCTGCCGCGGGAGGGCGCCGAGACGGCCGGTGACTCGTCGCGCATGTGTGAGATCGAACTCGACGGGCGCGTCTTCTCGTGCAGCATTCAAAACGAATGCGGCCCGTATCGGGTCGTGTTGCTGCGTGATGAGACCGACCGACGCCGCCTGGAGCAGCTGGCTGCGTCGGTCAACACCACCGAGCACATCGACCGGGTATTTGCCGGGATTCGCCACGAAATTGGCAATCCCATCAATGCCCTCAAGATGACCCTGACGGTGCTCCAGCGCAATCTCGAGCGCTTCGACCGCGAGGCGATCGTCGAGTACGTGGAGCGTTCGCTGACGGACGTGGCCCGCGTGGAGTACCTGCTGCGCTCCCTGCGTAATTTCAACATGGTCGAGGACCCCGAGCCCGAGCAGCTCGACTTGGCCGACTTCCTGGCTCAGTTCTTGGCGCTGGCGGCGGGCGACTTTCCTTCCATTACCCACCATGTAGACGCGGACGCTCGGGTGGTCCGAGCCGACCCCCGCGCCCTCCAGCAGATTCTCATCAACCTGTTGTCGAACGCCTCAGACGCCATCGAAGACGTCGACGAGCCCCGAATCGAGATTCGCGCGGGCCGCGACGGTGAGCGAGTTGTCCTCGAAGTGAGTGACAACGGACAAGGCATGGATGAGGAGACCCTCCAGAAGCTGTTCGAGCCCTTCTTTACGACCAAGCAGAAGGGCACCGGTCTGGGCATGGTCATCGTTCAGAAGATGATGGCGCGCATGGGCGGAGAGGTCGGCGTGCAGAGCCATCTCGGCCAGGGAACGACGTTCACGCTGCAACTGCCAGCAGTCTGAACTCGGCCGCGTTTCAGCACCCGGTCTTCGGGTGGCATGAATTTGGCAGGGTATGGCGTGTAGCGGATAGACAACTTGCACGAGGCGCGGATTTCACCGTGTCGGCACAACAAACGCCGGGTGGCACGCATGAAGAATGTTCTGATTGTTGATGACGAAGAATCGTTTCTCAAGAGCTTGATCGATGGCTTGGAAGCCTACTCGGCGGACTTGCGCGTGTGGACGGCCTTCGATGGCTGCGAGGCTATCGAACTGCTCGAAGACACCCCCATCGACCTGGTCGTGACCGACCTGAAGATGCCGCAGGTCAACGGCTTCGAGTTGCTCGAGCATATCAACCGCGAATTCCCCAGCCTGCCCGTGCTGGTCATGACTGCCTTCGGGTCGCGCAAGATTGCTCGCAAGTTGAGCGAGTTGGGTGTGAGCCAGTTTTTGGACAAGCCCGTCGACTTCGACCACCTGGTCAGCCGGATCTTCGACCAGCTCGACGCACGCTCTCGCGGGCGCATCAAGGGCATCGCGCTGCCCACGTTCCTGCAGCTCATCGAGATGGAGAAGAAGACCTGCACCCTGCAGGTACGCTCCGGTGACGACATCGGTCTGCTCTACTTTCTGAAGGGAGAGTTGATCAACGCCGAGATCAGCGGCGCCGACGGCGAAGAGGCAGCCTCGGAGATCGTGACCTGGCAGAAGCCCGATATCGCGCTCGACGGAGTCCTTCGCAAGCAAAAGCGCACTATCCACACGAAGCTCGGGCCGCTGCTCATGGAGGCGTACCGTCTGCTGGACGAGCGTGGTGCCGGCCTCGAGGACGAAGAGTCGGAGGTCGAGTTCGACCTGGGCCTCGACGCAGCTTCCGGGGCTTCGGAGCCGGAGGTGCTGTCGGCGCAGGCTGCCAACTCAGATGTGGACGCGTCTGCGTCGACTGCGTCGTCGAGGCAGTTGCGTATGGCTCTCGAAGGCTTGGCGTCCTTGGAGGGATTCGTCGGCGCCGGCGTCTTCTCGCCGAGTGGCGAGGCGCTCGCGTTGCTCGTGGACGAAGCCGAGCAGGCTCGCCTCGTCGAGGTGGGCGGGCAGGCCGATGCAGTGCTCGGTGTCGCCGGGGCGGCGGCGTCAGCCGCAGGCAGCGCAGGAGGGCCACTGATTCACATCGACGGTGATGATGCACACATTTTGATGTGTACCCTCGACCTCGATGGTGATGGTCGCCCCTCCGAATCGGCTGGAGCTTTTGCTCACGCCGTGCTCATCCTCGCCGATGATAGCGACTTGGGCAGGGCGAAGAAGACGCTGAGTTCGGTGAGCGTCCACGTCGGCTCTCGGGTGGCATAGAGCCAAGATGACAGTGAGGACTGAGCAAATGACTCGTCTATTCGTCTATGGAACACTTCGCCCCTCCGAGAGCCGGTGGCCGGCCATCGAGGAGTTCGTGGCTCGTGCCGAGCCGGCCAAGCTCGAAGGCTTTCGGATGCATGCGCTACCCGAGGGGTACCCTGCCATCGAACCGGGGCAGGGCGAGGTCATCGGAACGCTGCTCCATCTGGAGCCGGCACTCGTCGTCGCCGCATTGGCGAAGGCCGACCAGATCGAAGGGTATATCGAGGGCTCTCCCGATTCGCTGTACGAACGCGTCGTGGTCGACGTGGGCGGCGCGGACGCCTACACCTACGTGTACCATCCGAACCGGCGCGACCATTTGCATACTCGTGGCCGACTCATCGAGAGCGGCGACTGGTTAAATCGAGGCTGACCGGTGTAGGCGCACGCGTGCTAGGTCGATACGAAAGGGGCCGTCTTGCTTGTCGGAGATGAGTACTCCGACGGATCGGATGCGTGTCGGGTCGAGGCGGGCCCCGGCGGACAAGTGCGTGCCGCGTCGCCACAGTTCGAAATCAGTGAAGGGGAGTACGAGTTCGGTCCAAGGGCCTGATGGCGGCTCGAATGGGTGGCGCCAACTCGATTTCGGTGGTGTGTCGTCGGTGCGCACGGTGAATTTGTAGCGGTGTCCGTCACCGCGAACGAGCAGTCGAAAGGCGTCGAGGTCATCGAAGTCGGTGACGCCGCGGTCGTCGTCGACGAGGCGGGCGGAGCAGAATCCTCCGTTATTCGCCAGGGATACGATTCCCTCGAAGCGAAGAAAGCCCCGTTCGGCCTCACCGTAGTCGACGGGGGCGTCGACCCAGTGGACGTGGCTGTGGGAGCGACCTCCCATGACGGGGTCATCTACGGTTTTCCATTCCTCGACGGAGCGGGCGGCGTCGAAGTCGACATGATTCATCGGATGGGCTCCTCGTCCGTGTGCTGTCCCCAGAAGCCCGGGTATTTGGTGACCTTCAGGTCGTCTTCGACTCGAATCTGGCAAGCGAGTCGAAGTCCCGAGGAGGGGTCGTGCGGCGGAAAGTCGAGCCGCCAGCGCTCACGGGCGGTCTTCTCGCCGACGGTCCCCTCGACGATCTCGACGGCGCAGGTGCCGCAAGTTCCGAAGCCGCGGCAGTTCAGCCACTGGGCGTTGTCGTTGTGTGGGGTTTCGCCGGCGCGAAGCAGTACGTCGCGCAGGCGCTCGCCTGCTTCGCATTCGATAAGATGACCGTTGAACTCGACTTTCGGCATGACGGGTCTCTGCGGTTATGGTGTCGAAGGTCAAATGATACGTTCGCACGTGGCGCACATCTTAAAGATGCACGCCAAGGCGGCTTCGTTACCTCACCGATGTATCGAGACATGCTCCAGCTCTACTACAGCGACCTTTATACGGGTGCGATCTCCGAGGAGGCGCGCTTTCCGAAGTCGCGCTATCGCAAGGTGCGTGAAGAGCTCGACCGGCGCGGACTGACGGGGACTGATATAGCAGTTGAGGAGGCGCGACAGGCTCGTCTCGATGAGGTGCATTTGGTCCACGAACCCGAGTATGTGCGCCGCTTTATGGAGAACGAGCTCGACGACAAGATGGTGCGCAAGATCGGCTTTCGGCCGTGGACCGAACAGTTCGTCGACCGCACGTTCAGTATTGCGGGCGGTACCCTTCAAGCCTTCGAGGCGGTCATGGGCGGCGCGCAGTTCGCGGGCAACCTCGCCGGAGGTACCCACCACGCCTACGCTGACCGTGGCGAGGGGTTCTGCGTGTTCAACGACCTGGCGATCTGCGCGGTACGCGCCCTCGAGGAGTTCGGCTACGAGCGTGTGGCAATCGTCGACTGCGACGTTCACCAGGGAAACGGCACGGCCGTCATCTTCGCCGACGAGCCGCGCGTGCTCACCTACTCGATTCACTGCGCCGGCAACTATCCGTTCGACAAAGAGGAGAGCGACGTGGACGTGGCGGTGCCGGTGGGCTCGGGCGACGAGGCGTATCTGGAGTTGCTCGACCGAAGTTTGTCGCGCGCTCTGTACGGCTTTCGACCGCAGCTGGTCTTGTATCAGGCGGGCGTCGACGCACTCGAAGAAGACCGGTGGGGGCGGCTCGCGCTGACGCGCGCCGGCCTGCGGCGGCGCAACGGCCTCGTATTCGACCTGGCCGAGGCGTGGGCCTGCCCGGTGCTGATCACGATGGGCGGCGGCTACTCGCGGCCCATCGAGGCCTCGGTGGCCGCTCACGCCGACGTGTTCGAGGAGGCGTCGCGGCGCCTGAAGTCGCGGTGACCGGCTCCGGAATTGTCCCCCTAAACTAAAGGGGGCGTCAGGGAACGACGTTCCCCGACGAGCCGCACGACATGCGGTCGAACGCGCCTTCGGGCCGTCACGCGCACCGGCACAGCCCCGGTGGATACGTCCCCGTGGGGAAGCTCACCTGCGACTTACCTTTTCGCCACCTTCCCATCGCCCGTTTATAGGCGTCGACGGTGGTCATGCGAGCCTCCAAGTACGCACTCTTCTTCTCCTCGTCGGCGCAAAGGCATTTGACTCGAGGAGAGCGCTTGGGCGCGGGCGGGATATACCTCCACTTCATGCGCTTGACCTTGGCGGGGCCCGCGACGCTCTTTCTTTTTCGAGCGCGCTCTTTTTGCAGTTCGGTTGCTTGTTCCTCGATGTGGGTCACAACGAGCTGGCGCGCCTCCTCCTCGGTTTTGTTTTCCCACATCGGCAGCGTTGCGAGTACGAGCTCGTCGCTTCGCATGGCCTTTTCGCGCGGAGTTGACGGATCCTTGCGCCGAAGTCTGCGCAGCTCTTCGTAGTCGATGAGTCGTCCGACCTGCGCCTCGCCGGTCTTGTGGGACTTCCATGACGACACCCCCGGCCAATCCTCGGGGTGGCGCACCGCATCGGACAGGCACGGGTTGTTGACGATGTAGTTGAGCTTCTCCAGGAGCATGTCATCGCCGATGATCTTGGGCGCATCAAAGGGGCGTGGAAACACCGTGCCGGTGCGGTTTCTGTGGCGGTTGAGGCGAGCGGCAAGCTCGCGCTGGAAGTCGCGCATGAACTCGGACAGGTTCATCTTGGGCGCGCGTACGAGCAGGTGAAAGTGATTGCTCATGAAGACGTAGGCGAAGATCTCGACCTCGTGCTTCTGAGCCGCCCAAGCCAGACAGGCTAGGCAAATGCGTTGCATCTCACCGTCATCGTCAGGGCGCATCAAGAACCTCGCCTCGATGCAGCGATTGGTCACAAAGTAGAAGGCGTCGTCTTCGAGGATTCGAATATTGTCAATGGCAGGCATCGCAACTTCCTCCCGATTAGCAGTCAATCCAGTTAGCTCTCACTATGGTTTTCGGCAGAACCGGCCGAATCGTTGCGTGCTCGGGCGAATTTTTTTCGAGCGATCGGGATACAACGAGGCGCTGACCCGCATGAGACGGGCTCCGTCGGGGAACCTGATTCCCTGTCGCGAGGGGAAGGTTTTGGGGCAATCTCTGTTTTTCGAGCAGGAGGGGGCAGCATCCTCCTGACTGATGGGCATCTTTGTCCGTCGCCGGCACCTCTCGACGGTTGAAATGTAGCGGAGGGCCGCATACCACGGGGCTCGTCGGGGAACCTGGTTCCCGTCGGCGGTTCCCGTCGGCGGCCCGTTGGAGGGGTCATGCTCACCCGTTCGAAGCACGGGGCGAATTTCATGGGCGATCGAACGTTCGACATTCTGCTCGACATTCACCACGGCTTGCCGCGTCAGGGGCCGGGCGACGACATGTGTACGCGTCGTGCGCTTGCCATGTTCGACGGGCTACCCGCAGCCCCCGACGTGCTCGACGTAGGTTGTGGGCCGGGGATGCAGACACTCGCGCTCGCCGAGGCTCTCGGTTCAGAGGTCACGGCGGTCGATATCTTCGACGTGTTTCTCGACGAGTTGCGCGACCGCGCCCAGGAGCGGGGACTCGATGCGATGGTGCACCCGGTCAAGGCGTCGATGGATGCCATGCCCTTTGCGGATGCTTCCTTCGACCTCATCTGGGCGGAGGGTTCCGCCTATGTCATGGGCGTCGGCGAGGCGCTTCAGGCGTGGCGGCCGCTCCTTCGGGATGGCGGCTGCATCGCCTTCACCGAGATGGTCTGGCTCGTCGATGAGCCGCCCGCCGAAGCCGCCTCCTTCTTCGGGCAGGAGTACCCGGCGATGACCGACGTGCCCACTAACCTGCAGCTCATCCGAGATGCCGGCTACGAGGTCGTCGGGCATTTCACCCTCCCTGACTCGGCGTGGTGGGACAACTACTACGCGCCGCTCGAGGCGCGACTGCCCGAGATGCGACGCAAATATGCCGACGACCCGCAAGGGTTGGACATGATCGCGGCGAGTCAGCGCGAGATTGACGTGCGCCGACAGTTTCCAGATGCATACGGCTACGAATTCTTCGTGGCAAAGTCCACCTATATGACATAGCGCATTGAGCGGGGGCCGGGGAGCTGTGCTAAGAAAACCCTGGAATGCTCGGCCCAGCTCGCAACGTTTGCGTCTGGCGATTCACTTGGCGCCGGCCCTCGCTCCGGCTGTTTCATCGGAAGTGCCACATGTCTATTGAAGAGCTGCACCCTTGGTTTCTGGGCGCTTACGCCGAGAACCACGACGTCCTCGAAGATCTGCTTACCGAATTTTTGGCTGACCATGTCTACTGGCGGCGAAATTTCCATCCGGAGTGCCGCCCGCCGGTTCCCACCTCGGCGCAGTATCGCGATGACTACATCGAGTTCGTTGCCGAGCTCAAACAAGAGCTGTTCCAGTTGAGCGCCGACCTGAAGCGCTCGGTGCCTTGGTTCAGCCCGCGCTACGTGGGGCACATGTCGTCGGACCTGTTGCTCCCGGGGCTTATCGCAAGGGTCATGACCACGCTCTACAACCCCAACAACGTCTCCGAAGACGCCTCGCCGGCCACCCTCGAAAAGGAACTCGAGGTCGGCATGCAGCTGGCCGAGATGTTTGGGTATCCCATCGATGAGAGTGCCGAACCCTGCGCCTACGGTCACCTCACGTCGGGCGGAACGGTCGCCAACTACGAGGGCCTGCGCAACCTGATCGCGCTGGAGATGTACCCGATGGCACTGGCCCAGGCCTCCCGTGAGTTCGACGGCGAGTTGGGGCCGATGGGCCCCCTGGTCAAGCGGCTGACCGAGTACAGCGACTGGGAACTCGTGAACCTCGGTGTCGACGACATCATCGCGCTGCGCCGCGAGGCGCTCGGCTCAGCCAGAGAGCTGCACGGCCCTGCCGGTTTCGAGCGGTTCCGCAAGGCCATCAAAGCGGCGCGCTTCGAGGCGCTCGGCGCGGTTGACTTTTTCCGCACGCACAGCGAATTGAAGCCGCCGGTGGTGCTGGTGCCGTCGACGGCGCACTACTCGTGGGAAAAGGCGATGAAGGTCTTGGGCCTTGGTGCTCAGCACCTTCTCGAGGTCGGCGTCGACCGCAACATGCGCATGGACGTCGCCCAGCTTCGCACCGTCTTGGAGCAATGTCTGGACCAGAAGGTGCCCGTGCTCGCCCTGGTGGGCGTTCTGGGTAACACCGAGTTCGGCACCGTCGATCCCATCGGCGAACTGATGAACGTGCGCGACGAGTTCTCCGAGCGCGGCCTGCACGCCCCGGTTCATATCGACGCGGCGTGGGGCGGCTACCTCGCTTCGGTCTTTCGGGCCGAAGGGGGCGGACTGGTAGGGCGCGACATGCTCAAGAAGAAATTTCACTACTTCCCCAGCCAGACCGTCTACGAAGCCTTCGCCGCGCTGGGGCGCACCGATTCGATCACCGTCGACCCTCACAAGCTCGGCTACGTACCGTATCCCGCCGGCGCCTATGTCGCCAGAAACCGCGGCATGATCGAATTCCTCACCCAGGAGGCAGCCTACGTCTTCGATATCGAAGAGGAGAGCCACCAACGCTCGCTGGCCGACAAGCTCCGTCATCTGGGCCAGTACATTTTGGAGGGCTCCAAGCCCGGCTCGGCGGCCGCCTCGGCCTACGTGACGCATCGCGTCCTACCGCTGCACCACGACGGCTTCGGTCGCATCTTGCAGCAGACGATTCGCTCCTGCGAGTACTTCTACGACGCGATGCCCGAGTTCAAGGAGCGCGTGGGGGACTTGGTCAATCTGACCATCCCGTTCGAGCCCGACAGCAACTTGGTATGCTTGGCTATTAACCCGCGCGCCAACGACTCGCTGGCCCGGATGAACTGTTTTGGCCGACGTCTCTTCGAGCACATGAAGATTGATCCGAAGCAGCCCATCCAACAGCGCGAATTCGTTGCTTCGTACACCTCGCTGTTGGCGGAGCGCGTCAGTGATGAACGCGCCGCCGAGTTGCTCGGTGAGCTTGGCATCGACCCAGCTAGCCTGACGCCGAACCCGAGCGACGCCGAAGGGCAGGCCGACCACGTCTTTCTGATCCGCAACACGCTGATGAACCCGTGGCTATTGCACGAGCAGAACGGCAAAAACTACATCGACCTGTATTTGGATTATTTGGAGAGGATCATTCGCCAGGAGTTGGAAGGGTAGAGGGGGCATTGCAGGGACCGCGTGCTCGCGGCCCCTGCATCCTTCCTTACAATGCTCCCAGATCCTCGGTCGACTCTCGCGCCGCACCATCTTGGTGCTTCTCGTACGCACACTCCACCGGCATCGCTTCGCTCTCCAAGGACCCCGCCGCTCCGCGCGCCGGCGAGTCCGACGCCAGCGTGAAGTCCTGAGAGCCCAAGTCGACAAAGCCGGGCGCCGTGCCCGTCAGGTTGTCCGATTCGGTGACCGTCCCGCTGGCCGAGCCGTTGAATGAGTTGATCCAGCCCTCCGGAAGCCAATTGTAACTCATGTCGAGTTGACCCGTGTTATCGAGCAACGAGAGTGTCGAACTCTCCGGCGTATAGATGATATTGTTGCGCATCACGGCCGTCTCGTCGTCCGTCGACAATCTCAGCAGTGTGTTGCGATCGTTGCGAAGGGAGACCACTGTGTTGTGGTACAGGTGCAGTGTCCCTTTGCGGTAGTTGGCTTGGTCGCTTCCGTCGCCGCCGTAGTGGATAATCTGACGGTTGCCCGAGTCGTCTGCAGGTTCGACCAGGACGTTCCCGTACACGAAGGTGTCGCGATACGACGGGTCGCTTTTGACCTCATCCTTGCCCGAGTCGACCAGGTCGAGCTGTCGGTTACCACCCTCGAGCCAGTTGTAGCGCACGACCAGTCCCGCCGAGCGGTCCTTCAGGTTGTTGCCGCCGCATCCGTCGCAAAGAGGGCCAAAGCGGTTGTACTCGAAGGTGATTCCGACCGCCGAGGAGTAGTTGTTGTGCTCGTAGTAGCTTCCCTGGATGCCGTTCCCGTAGATGTGGTTGCCGGTGATGAGCACGTCGCGGGCGTTGGCGGTGATGAAGATGCCGTTGCCCGACCCATGAATGACACAGTTCTTCAGCGTCAGGTTGGAGCCGTCCTCGATGTAGAATGAGGCCGCGTTGCTGCGGTAGGTGCCGTTCGACCCGCCGTCATCGACGAAGGAATTCGAAGGATGCGCTCCGGTGATCTCGAGGTTCTCGACACGAATATGAGATGGCTGACCCGACGGGTTACTCGAGCCCCCAATCTTGACCACTCCACGGTTCTCATTCCAGAAGTCGAGTTCGGTGCGTGTCGTGGCATTCTCGCCGGTGATGACCGGTCGTTTGTCGCCGTCCATGATGCCGCGCACGACCACCGGCTTCTCGGCGGTGCCGGCGGTGGCGATGACCCACTTGCTTGCGTACGGCTCGGGCCGATAGTGGATGTTGATGAGGCTACCTGGCTGCAGCGACTCCCATGGAACTTCCGATGGGTCGGCGTACTCCTGACCCGGCCCAACCTCGTAGACGTGGTCGAACGTCTCGTTCGCAGCACCACCCGCCGGGCCGCAGTTGTCGGGTGTTGGTGGCGTGTCGGCGTCGACTTCGGCGTCAATGTCAGCGTCCGTTTGGCCGCTGTCGGCGGCGTCACTCGGGTCCGCGTCTTGGGCGGTCACATCGAGCGCTGTGTCGGAGGCGTCGGCGAGGTCACCAGTGTCTGTGGTGCCTGCATCCGACTCTGTCTGCTCATTGGTATTTTGCTTCGGATCGTCGTCCGAGCAGGCGGGCAGGGCGAGGGCGCCCACGAGGGCGATGACGATCCATCGAGTCGACATGTTCTTCAAGAGTTTGCTCCGAATAGTCGGTGGTTAGCGCGCTTCAAAAGGCCACTAGCGATTAAATTGCGGCTCTCCTGATTATCACCGGCGATGCGCGTGGGCAATGACGCTTTCACAATGAATTCGCGTCGGCTCGTTGCTTCTCCTGTCAATTCGAATGGCAGTGACCGAGTACGCTCGAGCAGGACGACTACGTGCAGTAATCGGCCTGGAAGGACACGGTGAGGGAATGGGGTTCGTCGACGAGCCGGGCCTTAGGCGCCGTCGTCAAAACTGATGGTATTTTCCGGCACGGTGAGGGAATGGGGTTCCCCGACGAGCCGCATTCTGTGCGGGGGCGGGGGCACTTGGTCTCGTTTTCTGAGGGCTTGTTCGGAGCAAGTACGAGCACATCGGGTGCGTTGTGCAGATGGCTGCAGTGATGACATTGTTAGCCAACCTTCTGCACGGAGCCGAGGATGATTCGAAAGCTACAGCCCGACGAGATAGACAGGGCCGTCGAAATCTGGCTGCGCGCCTCCATTGACGCTCACAGCTTCATCGACCGAGAGGTTTGGGAGTCAGGCGCCGAGGATATGCGCGAGGAGTATCTGCCTTCGGCCGAAAACTGGGCCCTGGATCACGACGGCGAGGTCGTAGGGTTCTTCTCGCTCGAAGGAAACATGCTCGCAGCCCTCTTCGTCGACCCGGAAGTCCAAGGCCGAGGCTTCGGCAAGAAGCTGCTCGACAAGGCGAAGTCGCTGCACTCTAGGCTTGTCGTGTCTGTCTACGAAGAGAACGACCGGGCTGTCTCGTTTTACAGGCGCCACGGATTCGCCTGTGCTGACCGTCGCAAGGACTTGCATACCGAGCATATGGAGTGGGTGATGGAGTGGGAGGCGGGGCAGGAGTAGGGGCTGATTTGGTGGTGAAAAATTGGGGGCTCGTGAGGGAACCAGGTTCCCCGACGAGGCCCATTCTGTGCGGGTTTGCTGAGTTTTTGGTCACTCTTTGACCGTCGCCTTCCAGACCTTTTCTGCGTGGGCGAGGAACCCTTCGGGAGCTGTCGCGAAGGCGGGATCGGCTTTGTAGTCACCGCCGATCCATTCGGTCTGCGACAGACGCATCTTGGAGTCGCCGCGCAGCACGTACTTCTCGCCGTCTTCGATGACAAGCACCTTGTGCGTCGCCGGGCTGACGTCCGAGCGACAGGCGGAGCGCCAGGCGAAGGTCGCCTCGCCCACGCTATCCTCGTCGAGGTCGGTCACCGACCAATCGCCGGTGAGCG
It encodes:
- a CDS encoding transposase encodes the protein MPAIDNIRILEDDAFYFVTNRCIEARFLMRPDDDGEMQRICLACLAWAAQKHEVEIFAYVFMSNHFHLLVRAPKMNLSEFMRDFQRELAARLNRHRNRTGTVFPRPFDAPKIIGDDMLLEKLNYIVNNPCLSDAVRHPEDWPGVSSWKSHKTGEAQVGRLIDYEELRRLRRKDPSTPREKAMRSDELVLATLPMWENKTEEEARQLVVTHIEEQATELQKERARKRKSVAGPAKVKRMKWRYIPPAPKRSPRVKCLCADEEKKSAYLEARMTTVDAYKRAMGRWRKGKSQVSFPTGTYPPGLCRCA
- a CDS encoding class I SAM-dependent methyltransferase produces the protein MLTRSKHGANFMGDRTFDILLDIHHGLPRQGPGDDMCTRRALAMFDGLPAAPDVLDVGCGPGMQTLALAEALGSEVTAVDIFDVFLDELRDRAQERGLDAMVHPVKASMDAMPFADASFDLIWAEGSAYVMGVGEALQAWRPLLRDGGCIAFTEMVWLVDEPPAEAASFFGQEYPAMTDVPTNLQLIRDAGYEVVGHFTLPDSAWWDNYYAPLEARLPEMRRKYADDPQGLDMIAASQREIDVRRQFPDAYGYEFFVAKSTYMT
- a CDS encoding pyridoxal phosphate-dependent decarboxylase family protein produces the protein MSIEELHPWFLGAYAENHDVLEDLLTEFLADHVYWRRNFHPECRPPVPTSAQYRDDYIEFVAELKQELFQLSADLKRSVPWFSPRYVGHMSSDLLLPGLIARVMTTLYNPNNVSEDASPATLEKELEVGMQLAEMFGYPIDESAEPCAYGHLTSGGTVANYEGLRNLIALEMYPMALAQASREFDGELGPMGPLVKRLTEYSDWELVNLGVDDIIALRREALGSARELHGPAGFERFRKAIKAARFEALGAVDFFRTHSELKPPVVLVPSTAHYSWEKAMKVLGLGAQHLLEVGVDRNMRMDVAQLRTVLEQCLDQKVPVLALVGVLGNTEFGTVDPIGELMNVRDEFSERGLHAPVHIDAAWGGYLASVFRAEGGGLVGRDMLKKKFHYFPSQTVYEAFAALGRTDSITVDPHKLGYVPYPAGAYVARNRGMIEFLTQEAAYVFDIEEESHQRSLADKLRHLGQYILEGSKPGSAAASAYVTHRVLPLHHDGFGRILQQTIRSCEYFYDAMPEFKERVGDLVNLTIPFEPDSNLVCLAINPRANDSLARMNCFGRRLFEHMKIDPKQPIQQREFVASYTSLLAERVSDERAAELLGELGIDPASLTPNPSDAEGQADHVFLIRNTLMNPWLLHEQNGKNYIDLYLDYLERIIRQELEG
- a CDS encoding right-handed parallel beta-helix repeat-containing protein; this encodes MSTRWIVIALVGALALPACSDDDPKQNTNEQTESDAGTTDTGDLADASDTALDVTAQDADPSDAADSGQTDADIDAEVDADTPPTPDNCGPAGGAANETFDHVYEVGPGQEYADPSEVPWESLQPGSLINIHYRPEPYASKWVIATAGTAEKPVVVRGIMDGDKRPVITGENATTRTELDFWNENRGVVKIGGSSNPSGQPSHIRVENLEITGAHPSNSFVDDGGSNGTYRSNAASFYIEDGSNLTLKNCVIHGSGNGIFITANARDVLITGNHIYGNGIQGSYYEHNNYSSAVGITFEYNRFGPLCDGCGGNNLKDRSAGLVVRYNWLEGGNRQLDLVDSGKDEVKSDPSYRDTFVYGNVLVEPADDSGNRQIIHYGGDGSDQANYRKGTLHLYHNTVVSLRNDRNTLLRLSTDDETAVMRNNIIYTPESSTLSLLDNTGQLDMSYNWLPEGWINSFNGSASGTVTESDNLTGTAPGFVDLGSQDFTLASDSPARGAAGSLESEAMPVECAYEKHQDGAARESTEDLGAL
- a CDS encoding N-acetyltransferase, whose product is MIRKLQPDEIDRAVEIWLRASIDAHSFIDREVWESGAEDMREEYLPSAENWALDHDGEVVGFFSLEGNMLAALFVDPEVQGRGFGKKLLDKAKSLHSRLVVSVYEENDRAVSFYRRHGFACADRRKDLHTEHMEWVMEWEAGQE